From Hippea alviniae EP5-r, one genomic window encodes:
- a CDS encoding YdcF family protein: MFVYVISKLFTYLFLPPGSFVILLFIASVLVKRFKWIFLLGGFSLWALSTSVVKDALLFPLERINLTENVSPAAVVVLSGGSYKNDVIKTTPDAFKRLVYGYILSCKYNLPLVLSGGGIKTNDADNMLEDLKMIEKVSKCRPVVLKENGSLNTYQNGKFTYKLFERMRMPKRIYLITDAYHMKRAEMVFEHFGFKIVPKPVGFEIEDRYTLFDFLPQMKNLYYSYKAIHEYVGILSLKLAWIL, encoded by the coding sequence ATGTTTGTCTATGTGATATCAAAGTTGTTTACATACCTGTTTTTGCCGCCTGGATCGTTTGTGATATTGCTGTTTATTGCTTCTGTTCTTGTTAAAAGATTTAAGTGGATTTTTCTTTTGGGTGGATTTTCTCTTTGGGCTTTATCCACATCTGTTGTTAAAGATGCTCTTCTATTTCCACTTGAAAGGATAAATTTAACTGAAAATGTCTCGCCAGCTGCTGTTGTCGTTTTAAGTGGCGGTTCTTACAAGAATGATGTTATAAAAACAACACCAGATGCTTTTAAGCGCTTAGTTTATGGGTATATCTTGTCATGTAAATACAATTTACCGCTTGTTTTGAGTGGCGGCGGAATCAAGACAAATGATGCAGACAATATGTTGGAAGATTTAAAGATGATAGAGAAGGTATCGAAGTGCAGGCCTGTGGTTTTGAAGGAGAATGGTTCTTTGAACACATACCAAAACGGCAAGTTTACATATAAACTTTTTGAGAGGATGAGAATGCCAAAAAGGATTTATCTCATAACAGATGCCTATCACATGAAAAGGGCAGAGATGGTTTTTGAACATTTTGGTTTTAAAATAGTTCCAAAACCAGTTGGATTTGAGATAGAAGACAGATATACGCTTTTTGATTTTTTGCCGCAGATGAAAAATCTCTATTACTCTTATAAAGCAATTCATGAATATGTTGGAATTTTGAGCCTAAAACTTGCATGGATACTTTAA